A part of Nocardioides sp. WS12 genomic DNA contains:
- a CDS encoding aldehyde dehydrogenase family protein — protein MTGTSVEVTSPVDGRLVGTVPDQPSTQVADVVAGLRGAQPAWEALDVAGRTRWLVSYRAWLLDHGDELNRILQSETGKPWAEASLELPAIIDQLNYYLAIAPGLLKDERPRPHGLLTATKRQLLVRRPHAVVGNITPWNFPLALSLADSLPALIAGAAVVVKPSELTPLTVAAAIGGWDEIGAPPVFACVTGLGATGAAVVDAVDYVQFTGSTRTGKLIAQRAGERLVPYSLELGGKDAMLVLADADLERAANAAVWGGFANAGQMCTSVERVYVEAPVYEEFVGLVADKTRELRVGDDAGDYTSDVGPLVASGQVDIVGRHVQEALAAGAKALVGGNRGEGPGNFFEPTVLVDVDETMACVREETFGPTLPIMKVADADEAVRRANDSPYGLSAVVFSRDAERAESVARRLDAGAVNINDVFANLFTLPLPMSGWKQSGIGARYGEHGLLKFCRTQAIVSARLAPKRELQWYPYTRARGTVIRRATRFLGARDLRRRLGG, from the coding sequence ATGACGGGGACGTCGGTCGAGGTCACGTCGCCTGTCGACGGGCGGCTGGTCGGCACCGTGCCCGACCAGCCATCGACCCAGGTTGCCGATGTCGTCGCCGGACTCCGTGGTGCGCAGCCCGCGTGGGAGGCGCTCGACGTGGCCGGGCGCACTCGCTGGCTCGTCTCCTACCGCGCGTGGCTGTTGGATCATGGCGACGAACTGAACCGCATCCTTCAGTCCGAGACCGGGAAGCCCTGGGCCGAGGCGAGCCTCGAACTGCCCGCGATCATCGACCAGCTCAATTACTACCTCGCGATCGCGCCCGGGTTGCTCAAGGACGAGCGACCTCGCCCGCACGGCCTGCTCACCGCCACAAAGCGGCAGCTCCTCGTGCGCCGGCCCCATGCCGTCGTCGGGAACATCACGCCCTGGAACTTCCCTCTCGCCCTCTCGCTGGCCGACAGCCTTCCCGCGCTGATCGCCGGCGCCGCCGTCGTGGTGAAACCGTCGGAGCTGACCCCGCTCACGGTGGCCGCCGCCATCGGCGGTTGGGACGAGATCGGTGCCCCGCCGGTGTTCGCCTGCGTCACCGGCCTCGGCGCCACCGGGGCGGCTGTGGTCGACGCGGTCGACTACGTGCAGTTCACCGGATCCACCCGCACCGGGAAGTTGATCGCTCAGCGGGCCGGCGAGCGACTGGTGCCGTACAGCCTCGAGCTCGGCGGCAAGGACGCCATGCTCGTGCTCGCCGACGCGGACCTCGAGCGCGCAGCGAATGCCGCCGTCTGGGGTGGCTTCGCGAACGCCGGCCAGATGTGCACCTCGGTCGAGCGGGTCTACGTCGAGGCGCCTGTCTACGAGGAGTTCGTCGGCCTGGTGGCGGACAAGACCCGGGAGTTGCGTGTCGGTGACGACGCCGGGGACTACACCTCGGACGTCGGCCCGCTCGTCGCTTCGGGCCAGGTGGACATCGTGGGCCGCCACGTGCAGGAGGCCCTCGCAGCAGGTGCGAAGGCACTGGTCGGCGGCAACCGCGGGGAGGGGCCGGGCAACTTCTTCGAGCCGACCGTGCTGGTCGACGTCGACGAAACGATGGCGTGCGTTCGCGAGGAGACCTTCGGCCCGACGCTGCCGATCATGAAGGTCGCCGATGCCGATGAGGCCGTACGGCGTGCCAACGACTCGCCGTACGGACTCTCCGCGGTGGTCTTCTCGCGTGACGCCGAACGGGCCGAGTCCGTCGCTCGGCGCCTCGATGCGGGGGCGGTCAACATCAACGACGTCTTCGCCAACCTCTTCACGCTCCCGCTACCGATGTCGGGCTGGAAACAGTCCGGGATCGGAGCGCGGTACGGCGAGCACGGCTTGTTGAAGTTCTGTCGCACCCAGGCGATCGTCTCGGCCCGGCTCGCCCCGAAGCGGGAGCTGCAGTGGTATCCCTACACCCGCGCGCGGGGCACCGTCATCCGGCGCGCGACGCGCTTCCTCGGTGCGCGCGACCTGCGTCGCAGGTTGGGTGGGTGA
- a CDS encoding MaoC/PaaZ C-terminal domain-containing protein, whose product MNNTQSESPVENPGYNVSLVGVWGDEIEFKVEGERTIAYAAATNDPIAAHLDGTVAPPVFAVVPITMLMAETTMSVVPDELIMKILHGEHDFRFHRPIVPGDVLTVRGKVVGIEGKSSGTVVTTLLESRDATGALVNEQYFTGFFRGGVFHGTVGEPSPAHAFDVALLEREPDAVSVQKIDADQTFRYAEPAGDPMPIHLDADFAREMGLPGIIVHGLCTIAFVSHALINEFADGDSSRLKRLAVRLSSPALPEQTLTTSTWAHGTTASGRASYAFETESDGGKYVVRDGLAEFTQGA is encoded by the coding sequence ATGAACAACACCCAGTCCGAGTCCCCGGTCGAGAACCCGGGCTACAACGTGTCCCTCGTGGGCGTGTGGGGCGACGAGATCGAGTTCAAGGTGGAGGGCGAGCGCACGATCGCGTACGCCGCCGCCACCAACGACCCGATCGCAGCCCACCTCGACGGCACCGTCGCACCGCCGGTCTTCGCGGTCGTCCCGATCACGATGCTGATGGCGGAGACCACGATGTCCGTGGTCCCCGACGAGCTGATCATGAAGATCCTGCACGGCGAGCACGACTTCCGCTTCCACCGCCCGATCGTGCCGGGCGACGTCCTGACCGTGCGCGGCAAGGTGGTCGGCATCGAGGGCAAGTCGTCCGGCACCGTGGTGACCACCCTCCTGGAGAGCCGCGATGCCACCGGCGCATTGGTCAACGAGCAGTACTTCACCGGCTTCTTCCGCGGAGGTGTCTTCCACGGAACCGTCGGCGAGCCCAGTCCGGCACACGCCTTCGACGTCGCCCTGCTCGAGCGCGAGCCGGATGCCGTGTCGGTCCAGAAGATCGACGCCGACCAGACCTTCCGGTACGCCGAACCGGCCGGCGACCCGATGCCGATCCACCTCGATGCCGACTTCGCCCGCGAGATGGGACTGCCGGGGATCATCGTCCACGGCCTCTGCACGATCGCGTTCGTCTCGCACGCGCTGATCAACGAGTTCGCCGACGGCGACTCCTCGCGGCTGAAGCGGCTGGCGGTGCGACTGAGCTCGCCGGCCCTGCCCGAGCAGACGCTGACCACATCCACCTGGGCTCACGGCACGACGGCCTCCGGCCGCGCGTCGTACGCCTTCGAGACCGAGAGCGACGGCGGCAAGTACGTCGTCCGCGACGGTCTCGCCGAGTTCACCCAAGGAGCATGA
- a CDS encoding SDR family oxidoreductase, with protein MAHTLKTRTDLTGKVVAITGGARGIGRSTAAAFVARGAKVVIGDVDLELVEKTAAELGAPVGAEIVGLPLDVTDRSSFAAFLDEAEVLFGPLDVLVNNAGIMPTGLYAEESDAMTDRMIDINVHGVLNGSKLAAQRFVARGEGHLVNVASLAGINPAPALATYCGTKHFVLGFTESLHRELAEHGVGVTAVLPGVVRTELSAGAKVPGWAEGLSTVDPEDIAETIVDVVGTGKMRAICPKALGRTIKVAALLPERGRLRFERMTRFDQAFTSADPAARAKYHARITGAGK; from the coding sequence ATGGCCCACACGTTGAAGACGCGCACCGACCTGACCGGGAAGGTCGTCGCGATCACCGGCGGCGCCCGGGGGATCGGTCGCTCAACCGCTGCGGCATTCGTTGCGCGGGGCGCGAAGGTCGTGATCGGCGACGTCGACCTCGAGCTGGTCGAGAAGACTGCCGCCGAGCTCGGAGCACCCGTCGGCGCGGAGATCGTCGGACTCCCGCTCGACGTGACCGACCGCTCGTCGTTCGCCGCCTTCCTCGACGAGGCCGAAGTGCTCTTCGGCCCACTCGACGTGCTGGTCAACAACGCCGGCATCATGCCGACGGGCCTCTACGCCGAGGAGTCCGACGCGATGACGGACCGGATGATCGACATCAACGTGCACGGCGTCCTGAACGGCTCGAAGCTCGCTGCGCAGCGGTTCGTGGCTCGCGGTGAGGGTCACCTCGTCAACGTCGCGTCCCTGGCAGGGATCAACCCTGCCCCGGCACTGGCGACCTACTGCGGGACCAAGCACTTCGTCCTCGGGTTCACCGAGTCCCTCCACCGCGAGCTCGCCGAGCACGGCGTCGGTGTCACCGCGGTACTGCCGGGCGTCGTACGCACCGAACTGTCGGCCGGCGCCAAGGTGCCCGGCTGGGCCGAGGGCCTCTCCACGGTCGACCCCGAGGACATCGCCGAGACCATCGTCGATGTCGTCGGTACGGGGAAGATGCGGGCGATCTGCCCCAAGGCGCTCGGACGCACCATCAAGGTCGCTGCGCTCCTTCCCGAACGAGGGCGTCTCCGCTTCGAGCGGATGACCCGTTTCGACCAGGCCTTCACGTCTGCAGACCCGGCCGCGAGGGCGAAGTACCACGCCCGGATCACCGGAGCAGGCAAATGA
- a CDS encoding AraC family transcriptional regulator, whose protein sequence is MAESTAPQRTLPIDLAQTVVSFAVRRGWDVNQLLSGVGVSPMLLAEGRSRLTDEQMIGLVQALWTYTDDEMFGLGEHPLPRGSFRLLCYGLLGAKDLGDALKRTAGFARAMPALPVAHLDVVDGRARLGTTYAPQTRHHPDHLVPLAGLAISHRLLAWAVGRRLRLHLVELPYARPENLEFHQLVFGAPMTFGAEEAALTFDADFLRAPMMRTDAEVEEFVASAPAGLLTRDTQATMLSDQVRRMYELGLKGDPPTGDGIARRLAVSPQTLRRKLAEDGTSLRVIREEVLRDAAVTSLVRGDETVAELAERLGFSEPSAFSRAFRRWTGSSPGAYRREGGES, encoded by the coding sequence GTGGCCGAATCGACCGCGCCGCAGCGCACCCTTCCCATCGACCTGGCGCAGACGGTCGTCTCGTTCGCAGTCCGCCGCGGCTGGGACGTCAACCAGCTGCTCAGCGGGGTCGGGGTGTCCCCGATGCTTCTCGCAGAGGGGCGCTCGCGGTTGACCGACGAGCAGATGATCGGCCTGGTGCAGGCCCTGTGGACGTACACCGACGACGAGATGTTCGGTCTCGGAGAGCACCCCTTGCCACGCGGGTCGTTCCGGCTGCTCTGCTACGGGCTCCTGGGTGCCAAGGATCTCGGCGACGCACTGAAGCGGACGGCCGGGTTCGCCCGTGCGATGCCTGCCCTTCCCGTCGCCCACCTCGACGTCGTCGACGGCCGTGCCCGGCTCGGGACGACGTATGCGCCACAGACCCGGCACCATCCCGACCACCTGGTCCCGCTCGCCGGCCTGGCGATCTCCCACCGGTTGCTCGCGTGGGCGGTGGGGCGGCGTCTCAGGCTGCACCTCGTCGAGCTGCCCTACGCGCGACCCGAGAACCTTGAGTTCCACCAGCTGGTCTTCGGGGCACCGATGACGTTCGGCGCTGAGGAGGCTGCACTGACCTTCGACGCGGACTTCCTGCGGGCGCCGATGATGCGGACCGATGCCGAGGTCGAGGAGTTCGTCGCGAGCGCTCCGGCTGGTCTGCTCACGCGTGACACCCAGGCGACCATGCTGAGTGACCAGGTACGGCGCATGTACGAGCTCGGCCTGAAGGGCGATCCGCCGACCGGGGACGGCATTGCACGCCGGCTGGCGGTCAGTCCCCAGACGCTGCGCCGGAAGCTTGCCGAGGACGGCACCTCACTGCGGGTGATCCGCGAGGAGGTCCTCCGCGACGCCGCCGTGACCAGCTTGGTGCGTGGCGACGAGACGGTGGCAGAACTGGCGGAGCGACTGGGGTTCTCGGAACCGAGCGCGTTCAGTCGTGCCTTCCGGCGCTGGACCGGAAGCAGTCCCGGTGCCTATCGCCGCGAAGGCGGCGAATCCTGA
- a CDS encoding helix-turn-helix domain-containing protein gives MTVPRDLHAEVLAWVERRSTEILTSDGFGDLVRLVDDEISACVPEVGTVPALREILDVSTSAALLLYLEAITRELPGTIGASTEMRELARGLAARGVDLAVLLRLYRVGQRVIWQEFMRQVHHSGLDEQLQVAVLEFLWDSLSRNLERIVDDVVAAHTAESEQRLRGSFARRAETVEAILAGDAIDPSTAETLLGYPVQRHQVAAILWLPAEVEHADATGRLERLARSVGESVEADQVLTIQSGARTLWAWLTTGRRPDLDSAAHASGVLTSPDIRIALGEPAPGLVGFRSSHRQAVRAQQVAASAAHPTQVTRYADVELVSLLAEDQEAMASLVARTLGRLAEDDATCARLRETLLAYLHEGSSAKAAGALTVHKNTVLYRLQQAEQLLGHPIDERQFEVEAALRLVAAYGISLLVR, from the coding sequence ATGACCGTCCCGCGTGACCTGCACGCCGAGGTGCTCGCGTGGGTCGAGCGCCGCTCCACCGAAATCCTGACCTCCGACGGGTTCGGCGACCTCGTCCGGCTCGTCGATGACGAGATCAGTGCCTGCGTTCCCGAGGTTGGCACTGTGCCCGCTCTCCGAGAGATCCTCGACGTGAGTACCAGCGCAGCCCTGCTGCTCTATCTCGAGGCGATCACCCGCGAGCTACCCGGAACGATCGGCGCCTCGACGGAGATGCGGGAGCTCGCCCGCGGGCTCGCTGCGCGAGGCGTCGACCTCGCCGTCCTACTGCGCCTGTATCGCGTCGGGCAGCGAGTGATCTGGCAGGAGTTCATGCGGCAGGTGCATCATTCCGGGCTCGACGAACAGCTCCAGGTCGCCGTACTGGAGTTCCTGTGGGACAGCCTGAGCCGCAACCTCGAACGCATCGTGGACGACGTCGTCGCGGCCCACACGGCCGAGTCCGAGCAGCGGCTGCGCGGGTCGTTCGCTCGCCGCGCAGAGACGGTCGAGGCGATCTTGGCCGGCGACGCGATCGACCCGTCGACCGCCGAGACCCTGCTGGGGTACCCCGTCCAGCGCCACCAGGTGGCCGCGATCCTCTGGCTGCCCGCCGAGGTGGAGCATGCCGATGCAACGGGCCGACTGGAACGGCTGGCGCGCAGCGTAGGCGAGAGTGTCGAGGCAGACCAGGTGCTCACCATTCAGTCCGGCGCTCGGACCTTGTGGGCCTGGCTGACGACCGGGCGTCGCCCGGACCTCGACTCTGCAGCGCACGCTAGCGGGGTTCTCACCTCGCCGGACATCCGCATCGCGCTGGGCGAACCCGCCCCGGGACTCGTCGGCTTCCGGTCCAGCCACCGCCAGGCGGTGCGGGCGCAACAGGTCGCGGCGTCGGCAGCGCACCCCACCCAGGTCACGAGGTACGCCGATGTGGAGCTGGTCAGTCTGCTCGCTGAGGACCAGGAGGCGATGGCCTCTCTGGTGGCCCGGACTCTCGGCCGGCTCGCGGAGGACGACGCAACCTGCGCCCGGCTGCGCGAGACGCTTCTCGCCTACCTCCACGAGGGCAGCAGCGCCAAGGCAGCTGGTGCGCTGACCGTGCACAAGAACACCGTGCTCTACCGCCTCCAGCAAGCCGAACAGCTGCTCGGCCATCCGATCGACGAGCGGCAGTTCGAGGTCGAGGCAGCACTGCGGCTGGTGGCGGCGTACGGAATCTCCCTGCTGGTGAGGTGA
- a CDS encoding lipid-transfer protein translates to MSKRTNHRVFVVGVGMTKFEKPGRREGWDYPDMALESGTAALQDAGIDYDLVEQAYTGYCYGESCAGHRAVYGLGLTGIPVFNVNSNCSTGSSALFLAAQAIRGGLADCTLALGFEKMQPGSLGSTYEDREQPMMRHMMAMAELQEISFPPAPWMFGAAGLEHNRQYGSTPEHFAKIAVKNHQHSVHNPYSQFHDVYTLEEMQSAKMVYAEGGITRPMCSPTSDGSAAAIVASEDFVDRFGLADQAVEIVGQSLVTDVPGTFDMSSLRTLVGADMSAVAARNVYEQAGIGPDDVDVIELHDCFAPNELLTYEALGLCAEGEGHKIVDNSDATYGGRWVVNPSGGLESKGHPLGATGLAQCAELTWQLRGTADQRQVPGASTALQHNIGLGGSAVVTAYRPANR, encoded by the coding sequence ATGAGCAAGCGAACGAACCACCGCGTCTTCGTCGTCGGCGTCGGTATGACCAAGTTCGAGAAGCCAGGTCGCCGCGAGGGCTGGGACTACCCCGACATGGCCCTCGAGTCGGGTACGGCGGCCCTCCAGGACGCCGGGATCGACTACGACCTGGTCGAGCAGGCCTACACCGGCTACTGCTACGGCGAGTCGTGCGCCGGCCACCGAGCTGTCTACGGGCTGGGCCTGACCGGAATCCCGGTCTTCAACGTCAACAGCAACTGCTCCACCGGTTCCAGTGCCCTCTTCCTCGCTGCCCAGGCAATCCGGGGCGGCCTGGCCGACTGCACGCTCGCTCTCGGCTTCGAGAAGATGCAGCCCGGCTCGCTGGGCTCGACGTACGAAGACCGCGAACAGCCGATGATGCGGCACATGATGGCGATGGCCGAGCTCCAGGAGATCTCCTTTCCTCCCGCGCCGTGGATGTTCGGGGCCGCCGGGCTCGAGCACAACCGGCAGTACGGCTCCACGCCCGAGCACTTCGCGAAGATCGCGGTCAAGAACCACCAGCACTCCGTCCACAATCCGTACTCGCAGTTCCATGACGTCTACACGCTCGAGGAGATGCAGTCCGCGAAGATGGTGTACGCCGAGGGCGGCATCACCCGGCCGATGTGCTCGCCCACGTCCGACGGCTCCGCCGCAGCCATCGTCGCGAGCGAGGACTTCGTCGACCGGTTCGGCCTGGCCGACCAGGCCGTCGAGATCGTCGGGCAGAGCCTGGTCACCGATGTCCCGGGCACCTTCGACATGTCGAGCCTCCGGACGTTGGTCGGCGCCGACATGAGCGCCGTGGCCGCCCGCAACGTCTACGAGCAGGCGGGCATCGGTCCGGACGACGTCGACGTGATCGAGTTGCACGACTGCTTCGCTCCCAACGAGCTGCTCACCTACGAGGCACTCGGCCTCTGCGCCGAGGGCGAGGGGCACAAGATCGTCGACAACAGCGACGCGACGTACGGCGGCCGCTGGGTGGTCAACCCGTCCGGAGGACTGGAGTCCAAGGGCCACCCCCTCGGCGCGACCGGGCTGGCGCAGTGCGCCGAGCTGACCTGGCAACTGCGCGGCACTGCCGACCAGCGCCAGGTTCCCGGAGCAAGCACCGCCCTGCAACACAACATCGGCCTCGGCGGCAGCGCCGTCGTCACGGCCTACCGACCCGCCAACCGCTGA
- a CDS encoding CaiB/BaiF CoA-transferase family protein encodes MGPLTGVTVIEMAGLAPAPFGCMILADLGADVLRIDRRTSGGGLTPPSGPLDRGKTSIELDIKDPSDLARLLELVDGADVFVEGYRPGVAERLGLGPDVLLERNPRLVYGRMTGWGQEGPLAPRAGHDINYIALAGALEPIGRAGERPHAPLNVIGDFAGGGMLLALGVVAALHERNASGAGQVVDAAMVDGANLLMSFLHGMHAAGMWEGERGTNLLDGAAPFYDTYECADGGYVAVGCVEPQFYQQLLAVLDIDEEAEELAFQIDPSGFDKTRTLIAARFKERTRDEWGVVFADSDACVTPVLSPWEAHEHPHNVARGAFIEVDGLLQPAPAPRFSRTPTATPQPLKVQQ; translated from the coding sequence GTGGGCCCGCTGACTGGCGTCACGGTCATCGAGATGGCCGGCCTTGCGCCGGCTCCGTTCGGCTGCATGATCCTGGCAGACCTGGGTGCCGACGTGCTCCGCATCGACCGGCGTACGTCAGGCGGGGGCCTCACGCCACCCTCGGGTCCGCTGGACCGTGGCAAGACCAGCATCGAGCTCGACATCAAGGATCCGTCCGACCTGGCGCGCCTGCTGGAGCTCGTCGACGGCGCCGACGTCTTCGTCGAGGGCTATCGCCCCGGCGTCGCCGAGCGTCTGGGCCTGGGGCCCGACGTGCTCCTCGAGCGGAACCCGCGGTTGGTCTACGGCCGGATGACCGGTTGGGGCCAGGAGGGACCGCTCGCGCCCCGCGCCGGACACGACATCAACTACATCGCGCTGGCCGGCGCACTCGAACCGATCGGCCGGGCTGGGGAACGCCCGCACGCCCCGCTGAACGTGATCGGCGACTTCGCCGGCGGCGGGATGCTGCTGGCTCTCGGCGTGGTCGCGGCCCTGCACGAGCGCAACGCCTCGGGAGCCGGCCAGGTCGTCGATGCGGCCATGGTCGACGGCGCCAACCTGCTCATGTCCTTCTTGCACGGCATGCACGCCGCCGGAATGTGGGAGGGCGAGCGCGGCACCAACCTGCTCGACGGCGCGGCGCCGTTCTACGACACCTACGAGTGTGCCGACGGCGGCTACGTCGCGGTGGGCTGCGTGGAGCCGCAGTTCTACCAGCAGCTCCTCGCGGTGCTCGACATCGACGAGGAAGCCGAGGAGCTCGCTTTCCAGATCGATCCGAGCGGCTTCGACAAGACCCGCACGCTGATCGCTGCCCGGTTCAAGGAGCGCACCAGGGACGAGTGGGGCGTGGTCTTCGCTGACTCCGATGCCTGCGTCACTCCTGTGCTCTCCCCCTGGGAAGCGCACGAGCACCCGCACAACGTCGCTCGAGGAGCGTTCATCGAGGTCGACGGGCTGCTTCAACCCGCGCCTGCCCCCCGCTTCAGCCGTACGCCGACGGCGACTCCGCAGCCGCTGAAGGTCCAGCAATGA
- a CDS encoding acyl-CoA synthetase encodes MKLGQVPDELASLRDCVRAGFLGPMSPPALLAAARGIRAYGPMGGLVGLSAARFPGRNAVLDEQGPVTFAELDAQSNALANSWRTLGLNAGDGVAILARNHRGFLQATFAAAKCGARVVLLNSDFSGPQIREVAGREGVDLLAFDEEYADALEGVAPRHGRWRTDEPVGDDTTAPPAPATRAKIVVLTSGTTGSPKGAPRSEPPGLTPVGAILDKVPFRSGRTVELCAPMFHSLGFAQAMLQIGLGNTLVLRRRFDPLATLRSLDTNAVDAMIVVPVMLQRMLDLGDEARADLDLSRLRIVFVAGSQLGAELATRAAAVLGPVLHNLYGSTEVAYATMATPEDLAAEPACVGRVMRGAVVRLLDADGHEVALGETGRIFVANTMQFDGYTSGETKTVIGGLMSSGDVGHFDAHGRLFVDGRDDEMIVSGGENVFPREIEELLELHPGVVEVAAIGVPDETFGQRLRVFVVRRDSALTEDDVKAHVKENLARYKVPRDVLFLDELPRNPTGKVLKRELAGR; translated from the coding sequence ATGAAACTCGGCCAGGTGCCCGACGAGCTGGCATCGCTGCGCGACTGCGTGCGTGCCGGTTTCCTCGGACCGATGTCTCCGCCAGCGCTGCTCGCCGCGGCTCGCGGGATCCGCGCCTATGGCCCGATGGGCGGTCTCGTCGGCCTCTCGGCCGCTCGGTTCCCCGGCCGCAACGCGGTGCTCGACGAGCAGGGACCAGTGACCTTCGCCGAGCTGGATGCGCAGAGCAACGCGCTCGCCAACAGCTGGCGGACCCTGGGCCTCAACGCCGGCGACGGCGTGGCGATCCTGGCCCGCAACCACCGCGGGTTCCTGCAGGCCACCTTTGCCGCCGCCAAGTGCGGCGCGCGCGTCGTGCTGCTCAACAGCGACTTCTCCGGCCCGCAGATCCGCGAGGTGGCCGGACGGGAGGGTGTCGACCTCCTGGCCTTCGACGAGGAGTACGCCGACGCGCTCGAGGGCGTCGCTCCGCGCCACGGGCGGTGGCGCACGGACGAGCCCGTCGGAGACGACACGACGGCGCCACCGGCGCCGGCAACGCGGGCCAAGATCGTGGTGCTGACCAGCGGCACCACGGGATCCCCCAAAGGCGCGCCGCGCTCGGAGCCACCGGGTCTCACGCCGGTGGGCGCGATCCTCGACAAGGTGCCGTTCCGTTCGGGTCGCACTGTCGAGCTGTGCGCTCCGATGTTCCACTCGCTGGGCTTCGCCCAGGCCATGCTCCAGATCGGGCTGGGGAACACACTGGTCCTGCGGCGCCGCTTCGATCCGCTGGCAACCCTGCGAAGCCTGGACACGAACGCCGTCGACGCCATGATCGTGGTCCCGGTGATGCTGCAACGGATGCTCGACCTCGGCGATGAGGCGCGCGCCGATCTCGACCTCTCACGACTGCGCATCGTGTTCGTGGCCGGCTCCCAACTCGGCGCCGAGCTCGCCACCCGGGCGGCCGCTGTCCTGGGCCCGGTGCTGCACAACCTCTACGGGTCGACCGAGGTCGCCTACGCGACCATGGCCACACCCGAGGACCTGGCAGCCGAGCCGGCCTGCGTCGGCCGCGTCATGCGCGGAGCGGTCGTGCGGCTGCTCGACGCAGACGGCCACGAGGTCGCTCTCGGTGAGACCGGCCGGATCTTCGTGGCCAACACGATGCAGTTCGATGGCTACACCTCGGGCGAGACCAAGACCGTCATCGGCGGACTGATGTCATCGGGCGACGTCGGCCACTTCGATGCCCACGGCCGACTCTTCGTCGACGGTCGCGACGACGAGATGATCGTCTCCGGCGGTGAGAACGTCTTCCCCCGAGAGATCGAAGAGTTGCTCGAACTGCACCCAGGCGTCGTCGAGGTGGCCGCGATCGGCGTACCCGACGAGACCTTCGGCCAACGCCTGCGGGTCTTCGTCGTACGACGCGACTCGGCGCTGACGGAGGACGACGTGAAGGCGCACGTCAAGGAGAACCTCGCTCGCTACAAGGTGCCGCGCGACGTGCTCTTCCTCGACGAACTTCCCCGCAATCCGACGGGCAAGGTCCTCAAACGTGAACTCGCCGGGCGCTGA
- a CDS encoding acyl-CoA dehydrogenase family protein: MTRHRSRWMDDDLDALADLARTFFEKECAPHEERWAEQQHVDREVWNRAGDLGLLSLSLPEEYGGGGGSFRHDAVVGIEQVRALAPSLGVLLHAGIVSHYVAAFGTDAQKKGWLPKMASGEIVSAIAMTEPGTGSDLQGITTRAVKDGDDYVITGAKTFISNGLLADLVLVVCRTDPEGGFTGFSIIAVETDRPGFSRGRNLKKIGQHGQDTCELSFDNVRVPQSNLIGDGEGQGFLQLIQQLPRERLLLGVAATASMERTVELTVEYAKERKAFDKPIMAFQNTRFVLAECATLATVGWSFLDDCIEKADLGTLDVPTAAKAKWWLTEQQNIVADRCLQVFGGYGYMAEYPISRLFVDARIQKVYGGTSEIMKDIIGKSL; encoded by the coding sequence ATGACCCGCCATCGTTCCCGCTGGATGGACGACGACCTCGACGCCCTCGCCGACCTCGCCCGCACCTTCTTCGAGAAGGAATGCGCTCCCCATGAGGAGCGGTGGGCCGAGCAGCAGCACGTGGACCGCGAGGTCTGGAACAGGGCCGGCGATCTCGGCCTGCTCAGCCTCAGCCTCCCCGAGGAGTACGGCGGCGGCGGTGGCAGCTTCCGCCACGACGCCGTCGTGGGTATCGAGCAGGTGCGCGCGCTCGCGCCCAGCCTCGGCGTGCTCCTGCACGCCGGCATCGTGTCGCACTACGTCGCGGCGTTCGGGACCGATGCCCAGAAGAAGGGCTGGCTGCCCAAGATGGCGTCCGGCGAGATCGTCAGCGCGATCGCGATGACGGAGCCGGGCACGGGCTCGGACCTGCAGGGCATCACGACCCGGGCGGTCAAGGATGGTGACGACTACGTCATCACCGGCGCAAAGACGTTCATCTCCAACGGCCTGCTGGCCGACCTGGTGCTCGTCGTGTGCCGCACGGACCCCGAGGGCGGCTTCACCGGTTTCTCGATCATTGCCGTCGAGACCGACCGCCCCGGCTTCAGCCGCGGGCGCAACCTCAAGAAGATCGGCCAGCACGGCCAGGACACCTGCGAGCTCTCCTTCGACAACGTCCGGGTCCCGCAGTCGAACCTGATCGGCGACGGGGAGGGCCAGGGCTTCCTCCAGCTCATCCAGCAACTGCCGCGCGAACGGCTCCTGCTCGGCGTCGCCGCCACGGCGTCGATGGAGCGCACCGTGGAGCTCACGGTTGAGTACGCCAAGGAGCGCAAGGCGTTCGACAAGCCGATCATGGCCTTCCAGAACACGCGGTTCGTGCTCGCCGAGTGCGCCACACTCGCGACCGTCGGATGGAGCTTCCTCGACGACTGCATCGAGAAGGCCGACCTGGGCACGCTCGACGTACCCACTGCCGCGAAGGCGAAGTGGTGGCTCACCGAGCAGCAGAACATCGTGGCCGACCGATGCCTCCAGGTCTTCGGTGGCTACGGGTACATGGCGGAATATCCGATCTCACGACTCTTCGTCGACGCGCGCATCCAGAAGGTGTACGGCGGGACGAGCGAGATCATGAAGGACATCATCGGGAAGTCCCTGTGA